A genomic stretch from Scomber scombrus chromosome 8, fScoSco1.1, whole genome shotgun sequence includes:
- the LOC133985277 gene encoding urokinase plasminogen activator surface receptor-like, with protein MKLILSLTLIWTLSSTAEALSCLIGEESHYSSHPCNPGDRCATVAAQGNLSWKNKTNIMSKLCVPSSLFTDGNHTFSLTAGGATVTVSVHVCNTDGCNKQAMPYPGDQKKNNLQCLTCDDPSSDVCDKTVQCEGNEDRCINGTISSPENDSKTLRTVGCASANLCEAADRLKFLLPTKFLRPPKCHGHGSSNGNNSVPLNTAWSVKLNVITLLFGLITLIFY; from the exons ATGAAGTTGatcctgtctctcactctcatcTGGACTCTATCCAGCACAG CTGAAGCTCTCAGTTGTTTGATTGGTGAAGAGAGTCACTACAGCTCCCATCCTTGTAATCCTGGTGATCGTTGTGCAACTGTTGCCGCACAAGGTAACT TaagttggaaaaacaaaacaaacatcatgaGTAAGCTATGTGTGCCGTCCTCCCTTTTCACTGACGGAAACCACACATTTTCACTCACTGCTGGTGGTGCCACTGTGACTGtatctgttcatgtgtgtaacaCAGATGGCTGCAACAAGCAAGCCATGCCAT ATCCTGGTgatcagaagaaaaacaacctgCAGTGTCTCACTTGTGATGATCCATCTTCTGATGTGTGTGATAAGACAGTACAGTGTGAAGGAAACGAGGACCGCTGCATTAATGGGACAA TATCATCTCCAGAAAACGACAGCAAAACATTACGTACCGTGGGATGTGCCTCTGCAAACCTCTGTGAAGCTGCAGATCGCTTGAAGTTCCTCCTTCCTACTAAATTCCTTCGTCCACCAAAATGTCATGGACATGGAAGCAGTAACGGCAATAACTCTGTTCCATTAAATACAGCCTGGTCTGTCAAACTGAATGTGATCACTTTGCTGTTTGGACTCATTACCCTTATCTTCtattag